The following proteins are encoded in a genomic region of Coffea eugenioides isolate CCC68of chromosome 6, Ceug_1.0, whole genome shotgun sequence:
- the LOC113773263 gene encoding serine/threonine-protein kinase STY13, whose product MLEAPKFTGIIGLNNNRDDYGISQNFYHKLNEGSNMSIDSYGSLQMSNGGGSVAMSMDNSSVGSNDSHTRILNHQGLKRVNNNYSVAASVNRGRVSHGLSDDALAQALMDPRFPTEGLENYDEWTIDLRKLNMGAAFAQGAFGKLYKGTYNGEDVAIKLLERPENDLERAHLMEQQFQQEVMMLARLKHPNIVRFIGSCRKPMVWCIVTEYAKGGSVRQFLTKRQNRSVPLKLAVKQALDVARGMEYVHGLNLIHRDLKSDNLLISADKSIKIADFGVARIEVQTEGMTPETGTYRWMAPEMIQHRPYTQKVDVYSFGIVLWELITGMLPFQNMTAVQAAFAVVNKGVRPTIPNDCLPVLSEIMTRCWDANPDVRPPFSEVVRMLEAAETEIMTTVRKARFRCCMSQPMTMD is encoded by the exons ATGTTGGAGGCTCCGAAATTTACTGGAATCATAGGCCTAAACAATAACCGTGATGATTATGGCATATCACAAAATTTTTACCATAAGCTCAATGAGGGCTCGAACATGTCAATCGACAGCTATGGGAGCCTGCAAATGAGCAATGGTGGAGGATCTGTTGCTATGTCTATGGATAACAGCAGTGTGGGGTCAAATGATTCACACACTCGCATTTTAAACCACCAGGGCCTTAAGCGAGTGAACAACAACTATTCTGTTGCTGCTAGTGTCAACCGTGGGAGGGTTTCTCACGGGTTAAGTGATGACGCACTAGCTCAGGCTTTGATGGATCCTAGGTTTCCCACCGAGGGGCTTGAGAATTATGATGAATGGACTATTGATTTGAGGAAGCTTAATATGGGAGCAGCGTTCGCCCAAGGAGCATTTGGAAAGCTCTATAAGGGGACATATAATGGTGAGGATGTTGCAATTAAGCTTCTTGAGAGGCCTGAGAATGACCTAGAGAGGGCACATTTGATGGAACAACAGTTCCAGCAGGAGGTAATGATGTTGGCAAGATTGAAACATCCGAACATAGTTCGCTTCATCGGCTCATGTCGTAAACCCATGGTATGGTGTATCGTCACTGAATATGCCAAAGGGGGATCAGTTCGACAGTTTTTGACCAAGCGGCAGAACAGATCCGTTCCCTTGAAACTGGCTGTTAAGCAGGCCTTAGATGTGGCCAGGGGGATGGAATATGTGCATGGCCTGAACCTTATTCATCGAGATCTCAAATCTGATAATCTTCTCATTTCTGCTGATAAATCTATCAAGATAGCAGATTTTGGTGTTGCTCGTATAGAGGTGCAGACTGAAGGAATGACTCCAGAAACAGGGACATACCGCTGGATGGCTCC GGAGATGATCCAGCATAGGCCGTATACCCAGAAAGTTGATGTTTATAGCTTTGGGATTGTTCTGTGGGAACTGATCACAGGAATGCTTCCATTCCAGAACATGACTGCTGTACAAGCAGCTTTTGCTGTTGTCAACAAGGGCGTCCGCCCAACCATTCCCAATGACTGCCTTCCTGTACTCAGTGAGATAATGACACGTTGCTGGGATGCTAATCCTGATGTGAGGCCTCCTTTCAGTGAGGTTGTTCGGATGCTTGAGGCTGCCGAGACTGAAATCATGACAACTGTCAGAAAGGCCCGTTTCAGGTGCTGCATGAGTCAACCTATGACCATGGATTAA